GGCTCGCCCTTGTAGCCCGCTTCCTTGAGCAGCTGCTGCGCGCGCGCCGGATCGTACTTGTAGGTGCGCTTCTCGGTCTCCTGGTAATAGGCCGACCCGGCGTACACCGCCGAGTTGTTCAACTGGCCCAGGCCTTCGGAGGCCGCCGCCACCACCTGAGGGATGTCCAGCGCCGCCGCGATCGCCTGGCGCAGCTTGACGTTCTTGAGCACCGGATCCTGCGTCTGGAACAGCAGCGTGTGCTTGGTGGCGTCGTGCGGGCTCATCACCGACACGGTCGCGCTCTTCTTCAGTTCGGCCACATCCGTGATGGTGATCTGGCTGGCGTCGATCGCGCCCGACACCAGGCCGGCCTTGGCGGTCGAGGGGTCCGGCACCACCAGGAACTTGACCTCGTCGGCCAGCGGGCGCTTGGCGCCGACGTAGCCGTCCGGCTTGTCGCCAGCGCTGGGCGAGACATAGTCCTTGAACGCGGTCAGCAGCACGTATTCGCCGCGCTTCCATTCCTTGAACTGGTACGGACCGGTGCCGACCGGCGCCTTCCAGGAGCCATCGGCGTTGACCGAGTCCTTGCTCAGGATCGCGGTCATGCCGCAGTCGGTGCGGGCCAGCGAGTCGAGGAACACGGCCGACTTGCGGTCGATCTTCATGATGACGGTCTGCGCGTCGGGCGCGGACACGTCCGTGACCTTCAGGCCGTTGCGGCCGTCGAAGTCGCTGCGGCAGCGCCAGTCCGTCTTCGCGTCCATGTAGCGCTGCCAGCTCCAGATCACGTCGGCCGACGTCAGCGTGGCGCCGTTGTGGAACTTGACGCCGTCGCGCAGCTTGAAGGTATAGGTCAGGCCGTCTTCCGACAGGTCGACCGATTTGGCCAGCAGCGGCGCCACCGTGCCGTTCTCCCGGTAGCCGACCAGGCCTTCCACCATATTCAGCACCACGCCGTCGGTGGTGTTGTCGCGGTTGACGCCCGGATTGGTCGAGCGGATGTCGGCCGGCTGGGCGATGGTCAGGGTGGCGGCCTGGGCCGCGCCTGCGCCGGCCAGGGCCAGGCTGAGCGCGAGCGCTCGGGAAACAGGAAGGTGGTGCATTGTAAAAACTCCCCCGGGGGCATGCGACGCCGGATTCATAACTATATTGGCGCCAAAAATAGCTGCCCATTATGAAGACTAATGGCCGATGCGGTATCCGGGGTATCCCTGAAAGCGGCCCCAAAATGACCGCGGCGGCCTCCTTTTTCAGGAAGGCCGCCGCGAATGAGGCAGCGATCAGGCGGCGCGGATCAGGAAATGTCCTGGCCGACGTGCTGGGCGATGATCTTCTGCAGGCGCTTGACGTCGCGCGCCTCGAGCGCCTCGACCATGTCGAAGTGTTCGCGCGCCGAGATCTCGATGCGCGAGCGCGTGACCCATTCCTTGGCGGGGGCCGCCGGCCCGCGCGCGCGGGTTTCCTGGATCAGGGCCGCCAGCTCGCGGTTGGCGCACATGTCGTACATCCCGGCGTGGAACGCCAGGTTGACCTCGTACTGCTCCAGCAGCGTGCCATCCTGCAGCAGCTTGGAGAAACGCTCGGCCAGCGTGCGCAGGGCGCGCACCTTGGCCGCCGTGACGTTGGGCATCAGGTCGGCCGCGGCGCCGGTTTCCAGCAGCACGCGGATATCGCGGATCTGCACGTGCTGGTCCGGATCCATCGTGTAGACGTGGTACCCGCGGTTGGGGATATGCGCGATCAACCGCTTGGCGGTCAATTGGTCGAGCGCCCGCCGCACGTCCAGGCGCTTGGCGCCGTAACGTTCCTGCAGGTCGATCTGTTTCAGCCACGCGCCGGGGCCGTATACCCCCGACTGAATATCCAGGGCAATACGGTCAACCAGGCCCGGCTGTGTCGCCGCCGCTTTCGGCATGGACCACTCCCGTGAATCAAATCCAAACCGCGTATTTTATGCATAAGTCCGCGCCGGGACGGCAAGCCCGGCCGGCGCGGCCCCGTCCCCTCAGGCCGTGGCCCGCGACGGCTCCTGCTGGTCCAGGCGCCAGCGCAGGCGCACGCCGCCGGTTTCGGTCGATTCCAGGGCCGGAATTGCCGACAGCAGGCTGCGGGTGTATTCCTCGCGCGGCTGGTCGAACACCGCGTCGCGCGAACCCTGTTCGACGATGCCGCCGTCGCGCATCACCACCACCCGGTCGGCCACCTGCTCCACCACGCCCAGGTCGTGGCTGATGAACAGGCAGGAGAAGCCGTGGCGTTCCTGCAGGTCGGCGAACAGGTCCAGCACCTGCGCCCGCACCGTCACGTCCAGCGCCGACACCGGTTCATCGGCGATGACGAAGGACGGCCGGCGCACCACCGCGCGGGCGATGGCCACGCGCTGGCGCTGGCCGCCCGACAGTTCGTGCGGAAAGCGCTTGGCGTATTCCGAGCCCAGGCCGACTTCGGCCAGCACTTCGTCGACGCGGCGACGCTTGTCGGCGGCGGGCATGTCGACCAGCATGCGCAAGCCTTCGCCCACCAGCTCGCCGATCGTCATGCGCGGGTCGAGCGACGAATACGGGTCCTGGAACACCATCTGGCAGTTCAGGCGGTAGTCGCGCCAGGCCGGCGAACGGCGGTTGACCTGCTGGTTGCGGAACAGGATCTGGCCGGATGTCGGCGACAGCAGGCCGGCGATGGCGCGGCCCAGCGTGGTCTTGCCCGACCCCGAGCCGCCCACCACCGCCACCACTTCGCGCGGCTTGACGTGCAGGTCGATGCCGTTGAGCGCGCGCTTGGCGCTGGTGCGCGAGAACAGGCGCTGGTGGCCGGCGTAATCGACCACCAGGTTCCTGACCTCGACGATCGGCGCTTCCTGGATCGGCGCGCGCGCCGGCAGGCGGCGCGGCATGGCGTCCAGCAGCTTGCGGGTGTAGGGATGCTGCGGGCGTTCCAGAATGCCGGCGGTGGTGCCGGTTTCCAGCACCTTGCCATGCTGCATCACCACCATGCGCTCGGTATAGCGCGCGACCATCGGCAGGTCGTGGCTGATCATCAGCACGGCCGTGTTGTGCTCGCGCGTCAGGTCGACCATCAATTCCAGCACGTCGCGCTGCACCACCGCGTCGAGCGCGGTGGTGGGCTCGTCGGCGATCAGCAGCGCCGGCTCCAGCAGCATCACCGAGGCCAGCATCATGCGCTGGCGCATGCCGCCCGAGAACTCGTGCGGCCAGGCCTCGATCGCAGCCTTGGGGTCGCGGATGCCGACCCGGCGCAGCATCTCCAGGATGCGTTCGCGGCGCCGTGCCGTCGACAGGTCGCGGCGATGCAGCTTGAGCCCTTCGTCCAGCTGGCGTCCGATGGACATGGACGGGTTGAGCGAGGTCATGGGTTCCTGGAACACCATGCCGATGCGCGCGCCGCGCAGCTTGCGCAGCGCGGCCGGGCTGGCCTGCGTGACTTCCACGCCCTCGAAGCGGATCGAGCCGCCGGCCACCACCAGCGGCGGCGGCGTCAGGCCCATGATGGCGCGCGCCGCCTGGGTCTTGCCGCTGCCGGACTCGCCGACGATGCCGACCATTTCGCCCGGCGCCACCTCGAAGGACACGCCGCCGACGATTTCGCGGCCGCCGCGGCCGACGGTCAGGGACAGATTCGATACGGTTACCAGTGCGCTCATTGCACGCCCCTCATGCGGGGATCGAAGCGGTCTCGCACCGCGTCGCCCAGCAGGTTGATCCCGAGCAGCGCGAGCGCGATGGCCAGGCCGGGAAGAATGGAAAGATAGGACGCCTGCGCCATGAACGGACGCGCGGCGGCCAGCATGTTGCCCCAGGTCGGCGCGGGCGGCGGCACGCCCAGGCCCAGGAAGGACAGCGCGCTTTCCGCCAGGATGACCCAGCCGAACATCGAGGTCGCCAGCACCGTCAACGGCGCGACGCAGTTGGGCAGCACGTGGCGCACCATGGTGTAGAGCTCGGAGTTGCCCAGCACGCGCGAGGATTCGATGAACTCCTTCTCGCGCAGCGACAGCACCGTGCCGCGCACGATGCGGGTCACCGACGGCGTGTAGGCCAGGCCCAGCGCCAGGATGATGCCGTACTTGTTGGCGCCGACCACGGCCAGCAGGCCCAGCGCCAGCAGCAGGCCGGGAAAGGCCAGCAGGGCGTTGTTGAAGGCCATGATGATGCGGTCGGTCCAGCCGCGCACGAAGCCGGTCAGGGTGCCGATGATGGTGCCCGCCACGATGGAGAAGCCCACCGTCAGCAGGCTGATCCAGACGCTGCTGGAGGCGCCGGCCAGCAGGCGCGACAGCTCGTCGCGGCCAAACTCGTCGGTGCCCAGCAGGAATTCGCCGCCGGGCGGCTTCAGGCGCGCCACGAAGTTGATCTTGAGCGGGTCGTGCGGCGTCCAGAAGGCGCCCATGATCGCCGCGACGATCATCGCCGCCACGATCACGCCGCCTATCAGCGCGTTAGCTGCAATTCGCTTTTTCATTCGGCGGTCACTCTCGGGTCAAAGATGGGATAGCAGAGGTCGATCAGCAGGTTCACGATCACGTAGATCACGCCGACGAACAGCAGGCAGCCCTGGATCACGGGATAGTCGCGGGCGAAGATCGAATCCACCAGCAGCCGGCCCAGGCCGGGAATGGTGAACACGGTTTCGACCACGGCGATGCCGCCGAGCAAATTGCCCAGCACCAGGCCGATCAGGGTCCAGGTGGGACCGAAGGCGTTGCGGAAGGCGTGGCGCATCAGCACCGCGGATTCCGACAGGCCCTTGGCGCGGGCGTGGGTGATGTAGTCCAGCCGCAGCACTTCCAGGGTGCTGGCGCGCGCCATGCGCATCAGCACGCCGATCTCGTGCAGGAACAGCGTCAGGATCGGCATGGCCAGGTACAGCAGGCCGGCCTTCCAGTCTTCGCCGATGGACACGTAACCCACCACCGGCAGCCATTGCAGCTTCAGGCCGAAGAAGATCAGCAGCAGCAGGCCGAGCCAGAACGTGGGGATGGACACCAGCAGCGTGGCGGTGCCAACCAGGATCAGGTCGGGCGCCTTGTTCTGCTTCCAGGCGGCGATCATGCCGGCGGGCACGGCCACCAGCGCGGCGAACAGCACGGCCACCAGCACCACGCGGCCGCTGATCAGGAAGCGGTCCCACACCAGCGGCAGCACGGGCTGGCCGGTGTTGATGGATGAGCCCAGGTCGCCATGCAGCATGTTGCCGAACCAGATGCCGAACTGGGCGGGCCAGGTCTGGTCCAGCCCCAGTCGCGCGCGCAGGTCGGCCAGCGCCGCCGGCGTGGCCAGGTCGCCCAGCAGCAACTGCGCGGGATCGCCCGGAATCAGGCGGATCATGACGAACACCGCCACTGCCACGATCAGCAGTGTCGGAATGGCCATGACGATACGGGATAGCGCGAAACGCAGCATGGCCCTCTCCTATCGCGGCAGACAGGCGCTCGCGCGCCCGCTGCCGATCTTGTTTTTGATGTTATTCATTTCGCAGTTTGTGCAGTTCGGCGGCCAGGAAGTCCTGCACCTGGCCGACGCACTTCAGGCCGTCGTGCGGCACGTTCTCGACCACGTCCAGCACGGCCTTGACGCCGGCCGCCTCGAACGAGCGGCGCAGCGATTGCAGGCGCTCCGGACGGGTGGCGCCGGCGGCGTTGGCGCCGGGCATGAAGAACTTGCCGCCTTCGCGGTGGGTGATTTCCCAGGTTTCCAGGTCGGCCTTGCCGACGATCATGTGCACCGCGACCTGGCGCAGGGCCTCGATGTCGACGGCCTTGCCGAAGCGGGCTTCGGCGCCGCGCACGCCGACCCACCAGTCCTGGCTGGGGTCGAGCAGCGTGACCGAGCCGGGCGCGCCGATCGAGGCGGCCCACAGGGTTTCGGGGTGCAGCAGGGTGTAGCGGTTGACGAACTGGCCGCCGCCCGAATAGCCGAACAGGGCGAAGCGGCTGAAGTCGCGGCCGAATTTCTCGCCGACTTCGGCGACCATGCCTTGCAGGATGTGGTCGTAGCGGATGTCGCCTTCGATCAGCTGCTTGAAGCCGTCGCGGTTGCCGTCGCCCAGCGGGCTGACGGGGAACAGCGGGCACAGCACGATGCAGTCGTTCCAGCGGGCGAATTCGGCGAAGGCGTCGCGGTATTCGACGAAGGCGCGGCCGGTGCCGTGCATGATCACGACCAGCTCCATGGGGTGCCTGGCCTGGTCGATGTGCGGGGGGACGTACATGCAGTACGAGAAGCGGGGGTCGATGCGCGAGGCGAAGACGGTGCTGTGGCCAAGGTCGTACATGGCGCGGGCGCGGGCGGCGTCGGGGGCCAGGGCGGGTGCTGCGGTGGACTGCATGATTTCCTCGATTCCCGGGGAGTGTGGAAGGCCGGGGGGTGTTGCTGGCGGGGGATGTTTGACTAAATTGGCGCCAATTTTAGGAACACGAGGGTTGGGGGGCAACCGGGGGGAATCCCTAACCGGTGATTGTGGCGGGGGGATGACTTGCGAGCTTTTTGGCGACTGTTGGGGTTCTTTTGACGCGTGGCGGACGGGCCGGGCGGGAGGGCGGGGCTACGATTGCGGTCCGGAGCGTTCGCTCCGGACTACCCCGTTGTCATCCTCGTACGCCTTCGGCTCCCTACGGATTCCCTCGGGCGCATCTACACGCCCCGCCCTCCCGCCCGGCCCGTCCGCCACGCTGCGTCAGCGTGAATTTGGGCGCCGCTGGGGAGTACCGGGTGCTTGGGCTTCGTGGTGGGCGGGGTCGTTGGATGGAAGGTCTTGCGGGGTTGCCCAAAGGCGGCCGCGCGGGCGGCCTGTTTGGGCGTTTGGGCGTGACAGGGGGAGCGTTGAGGGGGGGCCTTCAACGGGACTGGGGTGGCGATTGGGCGCTTTCGACGGAAAGGTGGGCTTGGCGGCTCAGGCGCGGGGGCCGGGGTCGGAACGTGTGGCGTGGGCGACATGTTCCGGGGCGGACAAGCTGACTGGTTTGGTCGCGCGGTCGGTCAATCGAGTTTGTAGCTTTTCAGGTGGATGCTGGTTTCCGTCGCGGAGATGGCCTTGATGAGGCGGACGCGGTCCAGGACGCGGGACATTTCCTCGATGTTGGAGACGCGCAGTTCGGCCAGCAGGTCCCAGCGGCCGTTGGTGTCGTGCAGGGCGACGACGGCGGGGTCGCCCAGGAGGATGCTGACGACGCGGCGGGTTTCGTTGCCGTCGACGGCGATGTTCATCCAGGCGCCGATCTGGTCGGGTTCGGATTCGGGGCGCAGCCTGACGGTATAGCCGACGATGACGCCGTCGTCTTCCATCCGCGCGATGCGGTTGTTGATGGTGCCCCGTGAGACGTCGAGCTTTTTGGCCAGGGTTGCCACGGTTGCGCGTGCGTCGGCGCGCAACAGCCCCAGCAATTGCTGATCTAGTGTGTCCATGATTGTTCCCGCGTAAAAATTGGCGCCAATTTCGCATCTTATACGGATTCGGCACGATACAGGCGCGGGATGACCGGCAGGCCGGCGTGCCCGCGCCTGGGGCGCTGTTACCACGACCCCAATTTACCGCGTTTCGCAGGGTATTGATTTTGGGCGGATTTTTGGCTGGACAGGGCCGACCGGCGCGGCCCTGCCGCCGGCGCGTGGCCGTTTCCGGCCGCGAATTGTCCGACCATGTCCTCGATCCGCCGGCGAGTGCCGGGTACGCTGGCTGACCATCCTTTTCAGGAATCCGCCATGCTTGAATTGCGCCCCAGCTGTGAGCACTGCGACGCCGACCTGCCGCCGGCCAGCGCCGACGCGCGGATCTGCAGTTTCGAATGCACCTTCTGCGTGCGTTGCGCCGACGAGGTGCTGGGCAATGTCTGCCCCAACTGCGGCGGCGGCTTCGCGCCGCGGCCGGTCAGGCCGGCCGCTGACCGGCGCAACGGCAACTTCCTGGGCAACTATCCGGCCACGACGGCGCGCAAGCACCGCCCGGCCGATCTGGCCGCGCACGCCGCCTTGCTGCGCCAGTTGCGCGACGTTCCCGCGCGGGAGCGCTAGCCGCGCGGCCGGACCGCCTCGGCCTCGGCGTTCTCGAACAGGATGTTGTTCTCCAGGTGGATGTGGGCCATCAGGTCCTGCTTGAACGTGCCAATCCCCAGGTACAGCGCGCGCCAGGTGTTGCAGGCGGCGCGCGGCAGCGTCAGGTCGTGCGTCAGCGCCATCAGGCGCTCGAGCGCCACGCCGTGGTCGTCGTGTTCCATGCGCATCATGGTGATCGGCATGACCGCCATGGCGCCATGGCCGCGCGCCAGCATCGGGAACAGCACCTGTTCCTCTTTCTGCATATGGCTTTCCAGTTCCTGGCGCATGTCGCGCAGGTGGTCGGCCAGGCCAGTCGGGCAATCGGGACTGTCCGCATGCACCTGCTCGACCTTCATCGCCAGCCGGATCAGTTCGGGCAGCTGTTGGCGATGGACCTCGTGGTAGCGCGCCAGGATGTGGTCGATCAGGTCGCCCGGGCTGGCCTGGCCCCAGTCGCGCTCGTCCGGCGCCGCGCCCGCCAGGGCCTGCAGGCGCGCCTCGATCTGGGCCGCGTCCAGCGAGCGCTGCGCCGCCGCCTCGGCCAGGCTTTTCTTGCCGCCACAGCAGAAGTCCAGCTGGTACTCGTGGAACACCTGGGTGGCGCCGGGAATGCTGCGGGCCAACTGGCCCAGGGATTGCTCAACCATGCTCATTGCGTTTCTCCATGCTTCATGAGGGTGCTATGGCAGTAGCGAGATCCGTGCCAGGAAAAGCTTGCGCCAAATCAAGGGTTTGCAAATTAAAGGGTAAAAACCACCCGGCGCCGGTACGGTATTAATGACCCGCAAGGGTACGATCAACCCATGCAAAACCTGTTGCTTACCGACCTCGTCGTGGACCTGCCCGCCGCCGTGCGATTGCAACGGCTGGCGGCCGGGCTGCGCGCCCATTTCCGCTGCGGCGCCGTCGCCCTGCTGCAGCTGGAGGCCGACCACCTGCGTCCGATCGCCGTGGATGGCCTGACCCAGGACGCGCTCGGCCGCCGTTTCGCGGTCCAGCAGCACCCGCGGCTGGCGGCCATCCTGGCGCGCCGTGGCGTCACCTGTTTCCACCATGACAGCACCCTGCCCGATCCGTACGACGGCCTGATCAACGGCATGGCGGGCGAGCCGCTGCCGGTGCACGACTGCATGGGCACCAGCCTGCACATCGAGGGCCAGCCCTGGGGCGTGCTGACGCTGGACGCGCTGGAGGTCGGCACCTTCGATGCCGAGGCGCAGTCGGACCTGCGCGAGATGATCGTGCTGGTCGAAGCCGCCTTGCGCGTGACGCGCCTGGAGGCCGAAACGCGCGCCCTGCGGCTGGCGCGCGGCGCGGCGCCGACGGACAGCGCGGTGGCCGACGACAGCGACATCCTCGGCCAGAGCGAGGCCATCGGCCGGCTGCTGCACGAGATCGAGGTGGTGGCGGATTCCGAGCTGCCGATCCTGCTGCTGGGCGAGACCGGCGTCGGCAAGGAATTGTTCGCGCATCGCGTGCATCGCCAATCGCGCCGCCGCGGCAAGCCGCTGGTGCACGTGAACTGCGCGGCGCTGCCGGAATCGCTGGCGGAAAGCGAACTGTTCGGCCATGCCAAGGGCGCGTTCTCGGGCGCGATAACCGAGCGGCCCGGGCGTTTCGAGGCCGCCAACGGCGGCACGCTGTTCCTGGACGAGGTGGGCGAGTTGCCGCTGGCGGTGCAGGCCAAGCTGCTGCGCACGCTGCAGAACGGCGAAATCCAGCGGCTCGGCGACGACCGCCCGCGCACCGTGGACGTGCGCATCGTCGCCGCCAGCAATCGCGACCTGCGTGCTCTGGTGCGCCAGGGCGACTTCCGCGCCGACCTGTATCACCGGCTGTCGGTCTATCCGGTGCCGATCCCGCCGCTGCGCGAACGCGGCCGCGACGTGCTGCTGCTGGCCGGCCGCTACCTGGAACTGAACCGCGCCCGCCTGGGGCTGCGCAGCCTGCGGCTGTCGCCCGAGGCCGAGGACATGCTGAGCCGCTACCGCTGGCCCGGCAACGTGCGCGAGCTGGAACACGTCATCAGCCGCGCCGCCATCAAGGCCGTCAGCCACGGCGCCCCGCGCAACGAGATCGTCACCCTGGGCGCCGGCCTGCTGGACCTGGAGGACGGCGCCCTGCCCGCCGCCCCGCCCGAGGAGCCGGCGCTGCCAGCGGGCGCCACGCAGACGCTGCGCGGCGCGGTCGACGCCTGCCAGCGCCAGGCGATCCGCCGCGCGCTGGACGCGCACCAGGGCAGCTGGGCCGGCGCCGCGCGCGCGCTCGAGATCGACGCCAGCAACCTGCACAAGCTGGCCCGACGGCTGGGTTTGAAGGGCTGAGGCGCGGGCCCGTTCAGGCCTTGACGTACACCCAGGCCTGCGCGCCGGACTTGAGCCGCACCGAGACCCGTTTGTAGTCGGACACTTCGTAGCGGTCGGCGGCCTCGAGTTCCTGCGCCGTGATCTCGAACACCATGCCCGGCACCTCGTCTTGCGGGTCGTCGCTGGCGCTGACGATGGGATGGCGCGCCAGGCCGCTGGTCTTGATGACCTCGGGATCGGTGATCTCGACCCAGCGCTGCACGTAGCCGGTCATGGCATCCGCCCTGCCGTTGAGTTCGCGGCCGAAATTGGCGCGCTGCACGGCCTTGTCCTGCAGGGTTCCGTAGGAGAAAAGCAGAACCCCGGTTTCGTTCGAGTCAGGCACCTTTGTGTCCTTTAGGAAAATTTGTACACCTGACTGTACACCGGCGCGGTCATGGCAGTGCAACCAAAAGGTCACAATCAGGCCATACGATGTCGGCTTCCGGCCGCCTCGCGGCGGTAAGCGTTCGACTCCCCGCGCGTATGCCCTCCTTCGCCGCTCCCCTCAACCCGCCTTGCCAGCCGCCGATGTGCGCCCTGGCCTGAAGCGCTTGCAGGCGATGCTGACCTCGATGGCCGCCGGCGCCACCCTGGCCGCATCGGCCGCCGCGGCCGATGGCGCGGCGGCCGAATACCGTTTCGACTGGCCGCGCCAGCCACTGCACAACGCGCTGCAGCAGTACAGCCAGTTGACGGGCGACTCGCTGCTGTACGACAGCACGCAGACCGCCAACCGCAGCGCCCCGGCCATCGCCGGCCGCTATTCCGCGCGCGATGCGCTGGCGCGGCTGCTGGCCGAGACCGATCTGCAAGCGCACTACACCGCGCCGCACGCGTTGATGCTGATGCCGCGCGTGCGCACGCCGCCGGCGCCGGTGCCGCGGGCCTCGCAGGCCGAACGCCAGCAGTATTACGGCCGCCTGCAGACCCGTGTGCTGGACGCCCTGTGCGCCCGCCCCGAACTGCACATCGGCGACTACCGCGTCGCCTTGCGCCTGCCGCTGGACGCGGCCCACGCCATCCACGACGCGCAGGTCCACGCCACCGGCCGCCCCGACTTGGCGCCGCGCCTGCGGGAGGCCCTGGAGGGCCTGCCCATCGGCGCGCCGCCGGCCGGCTTCGGCCTGCCGGCCACGCTGCTGATCACGCCCGAGGCGGCGCAACGCTATGGCGGTTGCCGGCGATGAGCGGCCAGGGACTGGCCACCCTGCGCCGCCTGGTGGCCGAGCGCTACGACGCGCTGCGGCGGCAGGTCGCGCGGCGCCTGGGCGGCGCCTCGGACCTGGCCGGCGACGCGCTGCACGACGCCTACCTGCGCCTGTCGGCGCGCGACGACCTGGACGCCGTGCGCCATCCGCAGACCTATCTGGTCAACACCGCCGTGCACGTGGCCATCGACCGCATCCGCCAGGACGTGCGCCTGCTGAGCGAGAGCGAGGTCGGCGAGTTCTTCGACATCGAGGACAGCGTGCCCGGACCGGAAAACGTGGCCGAATCGCGCTCGGACATGGACCACATGCTCAAGGCCCTGGACACGCTGACGCCGCGTCAGCGCGACATCCTGATCGCGGCGCGGGTCGAGGGCCTGTCGCGGCCCGACCTGGCCAAGCGCTGGGGTATTTCGGTGCGGCTGGTCGGCCGCGAATTGCAGACGGCGCACGAGCATTGCGTCCAGGCGATGCGGCGCGGGCGGGATTGAAAGTGAAAGAAAGTGTATTTTTTGCGCGATTCCGGTTCCGTTTTGGCCGTCCTGAATCGTCTAAGTGTGAGAGCGGCGAATGACTACCGCCCAGCCAGCGATTCCCATGAGCCCGCAACCGTCCTCCGGCCCCCCTTCCGACTCCGCCATCGAGCGCGAGGCGCATGCCTGGGCGCGCGCCCTGGCGACGGGGGCTCCCACCACCGAGGACGGCGCCGCCTTCAAGGCCTGGCGCGCGCAAAGCCCGGCGCATGAGCGCGCCTGGGTCGACGCGGTACGGGCCTGGCGCGAACTCGGGCGGGCCGCCCAGGCCTATGCCAGCACCCGCCCCGCCGCCGCGCGGCGCGGGGCCGCCGAACCCGACCGCCGGCGCCGCTGGCTGCTGGCGGGCGGCGCCGGCGCCTTCGCCAGCCTGGCGGTCGCCGGCATGCTGCGGCCGCCGCTGGGCCTGTGGCCCTCGTGGTCGGAATTCAATTCCGACTACCGCACCGCCACCGGCGAACAGCGCCGCGTCGCGCTGGACGGCCAGCAGCTGACGCTGGCCCTGAACACGCAGACCAGCATCAACGTCTCGACCCGGGACGGCGCGCCCGAGATCGAACTGGTGTCGGGCGAAGCCGCCATCCTCGCCACCCGCAGCCAGCCCTGCGCGATCCTGGCGGGCGCGGCCCGCATTGCGCTGGCCAACGGCGACATCGAACTGCGCCGGCTCGACCGCGGCGAGGTGCGCCTGCGCTGCAACGCCGGCCAGGTCGAGCTGCAACACCCCGGCGGCAAGCTGGCGCTGCGGACCGGCCAGCAGGTGCGCTACACGGCCGACACCCTGCAGGCGCCGTCCGCCCTGGCGCAGGACGCGTCGGACTGGCGCGCCGGCATCGTCAGCTTCCACGACCTGCCGCTGGCCCAGGCAATCGAGGAAATCAACCGCTACCGCCCGGGACGGGTGGTGCTGATGAACGACGCGCTGGCCCGCCACCGGCTGAGCGCGCGCTACGAGGTCAAGGACCTGGACCAGGCGATCGTCCAGATCCAGCAGTTGTACGGCGCCAGCGTGCGCCGCGTGGGCGACGTGGTCTTCCTGAGCTGACCCCGCCCGCCGGCGCCGCCGTGGCGCGTTTGTCATAAAAAATTCATGCGGTTCGCTATGCCGACTGGACGAGCGTCATTCGACTAGATGAGTAAGCGGGCACGGTGGCCATGCCACTGGCGCCCTTCATCGACATTCCTGAATCACGCCATGTCCTCGTCCACGTCCGTCCCGCCTGCCGTCCGCGCCACGTCCTCGCTCGTCCCGCCGTCCTCCCGTCCGTTACGCGCCGCCAGGCGCCGCGCCCTCGGCGCGCGCAGCGGCTGGCGCCTGCGGCCGCTGTCGCAGGCGCTGGCCGTGCTGGCCCTGGCTGGCGGCTGGAGCGGCGCGGCGCACGCCCAGGCGCGCGCCTTCAGCTCAAGCTGGTTCGCTGACAAGAACGCAGTGCAGTCCACCGCGCAACGCACCGGCCGCATGCCCGACGGCAGCCTCGCCGGCATCGGCACCAGCGCGCGCCAGCAGGCCGAAGCGCGCCAGCAATTGCG
The window above is part of the Achromobacter deleyi genome. Proteins encoded here:
- a CDS encoding GntR family transcriptional regulator, producing the protein MPKAAATQPGLVDRIALDIQSGVYGPGAWLKQIDLQERYGAKRLDVRRALDQLTAKRLIAHIPNRGYHVYTMDPDQHVQIRDIRVLLETGAAADLMPNVTAAKVRALRTLAERFSKLLQDGTLLEQYEVNLAFHAGMYDMCANRELAALIQETRARGPAAPAKEWVTRSRIEISAREHFDMVEALEARDVKRLQKIIAQHVGQDIS
- a CDS encoding ABC transporter ATP-binding protein, which encodes MSALVTVSNLSLTVGRGGREIVGGVSFEVAPGEMVGIVGESGSGKTQAARAIMGLTPPPLVVAGGSIRFEGVEVTQASPAALRKLRGARIGMVFQEPMTSLNPSMSIGRQLDEGLKLHRRDLSTARRRERILEMLRRVGIRDPKAAIEAWPHEFSGGMRQRMMLASVMLLEPALLIADEPTTALDAVVQRDVLELMVDLTREHNTAVLMISHDLPMVARYTERMVVMQHGKVLETGTTAGILERPQHPYTRKLLDAMPRRLPARAPIQEAPIVEVRNLVVDYAGHQRLFSRTSAKRALNGIDLHVKPREVVAVVGGSGSGKTTLGRAIAGLLSPTSGQILFRNQQVNRRSPAWRDYRLNCQMVFQDPYSSLDPRMTIGELVGEGLRMLVDMPAADKRRRVDEVLAEVGLGSEYAKRFPHELSGGQRQRVAIARAVVRRPSFVIADEPVSALDVTVRAQVLDLFADLQERHGFSCLFISHDLGVVEQVADRVVVMRDGGIVEQGSRDAVFDQPREEYTRSLLSAIPALESTETGGVRLRWRLDQQEPSRATA
- a CDS encoding ABC transporter permease; protein product: MKKRIAANALIGGVIVAAMIVAAIMGAFWTPHDPLKINFVARLKPPGGEFLLGTDEFGRDELSRLLAGASSSVWISLLTVGFSIVAGTIIGTLTGFVRGWTDRIIMAFNNALLAFPGLLLALGLLAVVGANKYGIILALGLAYTPSVTRIVRGTVLSLREKEFIESSRVLGNSELYTMVRHVLPNCVAPLTVLATSMFGWVILAESALSFLGLGVPPPAPTWGNMLAAARPFMAQASYLSILPGLAIALALLGINLLGDAVRDRFDPRMRGVQ
- a CDS encoding ABC transporter permease; this translates as MLRFALSRIVMAIPTLLIVAVAVFVMIRLIPGDPAQLLLGDLATPAALADLRARLGLDQTWPAQFGIWFGNMLHGDLGSSINTGQPVLPLVWDRFLISGRVVLVAVLFAALVAVPAGMIAAWKQNKAPDLILVGTATLLVSIPTFWLGLLLLIFFGLKLQWLPVVGYVSIGEDWKAGLLYLAMPILTLFLHEIGVLMRMARASTLEVLRLDYITHARAKGLSESAVLMRHAFRNAFGPTWTLIGLVLGNLLGGIAVVETVFTIPGLGRLLVDSIFARDYPVIQGCLLFVGVIYVIVNLLIDLCYPIFDPRVTAE
- a CDS encoding alpha/beta hydrolase, giving the protein MQSTAAPALAPDAARARAMYDLGHSTVFASRIDPRFSYCMYVPPHIDQARHPMELVVIMHGTGRAFVEYRDAFAEFARWNDCIVLCPLFPVSPLGDGNRDGFKQLIEGDIRYDHILQGMVAEVGEKFGRDFSRFALFGYSGGGQFVNRYTLLHPETLWAASIGAPGSVTLLDPSQDWWVGVRGAEARFGKAVDIEALRQVAVHMIVGKADLETWEITHREGGKFFMPGANAAGATRPERLQSLRRSFEAAGVKAVLDVVENVPHDGLKCVGQVQDFLAAELHKLRNE
- a CDS encoding ABC transporter substrate-binding protein, with protein sequence MHHLPVSRALALSLALAGAGAAQAATLTIAQPADIRSTNPGVNRDNTTDGVVLNMVEGLVGYRENGTVAPLLAKSVDLSEDGLTYTFKLRDGVKFHNGATLTSADVIWSWQRYMDAKTDWRCRSDFDGRNGLKVTDVSAPDAQTVIMKIDRKSAVFLDSLARTDCGMTAILSKDSVNADGSWKAPVGTGPYQFKEWKRGEYVLLTAFKDYVSPSAGDKPDGYVGAKRPLADEVKFLVVPDPSTAKAGLVSGAIDASQITITDVAELKKSATVSVMSPHDATKHTLLFQTQDPVLKNVKLRQAIAAALDIPQVVAAASEGLGQLNNSAVYAGSAYYQETEKRTYKYDPARAQQLLKEAGYKGEPIVIYANKRAHVPSYQVAVIAQAMMQAVGINAKIEVLEWATQLDRYNTGKYQISSFTFSSRIDPALSFEQFAGDKTKQPRKVWDDPEAQKLIDESFLESDPAKRQKLFDQLHALMLEQTPLLVLYNGADAWATNKRVEGFSVWEGKPRAWETKIVGK